A window of the Methanocella sp. genome harbors these coding sequences:
- a CDS encoding YkgJ family cysteine cluster protein — MKRTGSCKQCGNCCRDFCIDLHVGAVTDYEFTEYLRWLDAHSAVSTSIKDFKKRNVELQIKNPCKNLVDNGDGTFSCAIHDNKPDICRRYPEEDYNDDVSRNCGFKFIP; from the coding sequence ATGAAGAGAACCGGTAGCTGTAAGCAATGCGGGAACTGCTGCAGGGATTTTTGCATCGACCTGCACGTGGGCGCCGTGACCGACTACGAGTTCACGGAATACCTGCGGTGGCTGGACGCCCATTCAGCGGTGTCGACCTCTATAAAGGATTTTAAAAAACGTAACGTCGAGCTGCAGATAAAGAACCCGTGCAAGAACCTCGTCGATAACGGGGACGGCACCTTCTCCTGCGCTATTCACGATAATAAGCCCGATATCTGCAGGCGCTATCCCGAAGAGGATTATAACGACGACGTTTCCAGAAATTGCGGCTTCAAGTTCATCCCTTAA
- the yciH gene encoding stress response translation initiation inhibitor YciH, whose translation MEVCNKCGLPTDLCICEDLAKETQKIRVYTNTRRFKKITTIIDGIDTKNVNIKELSQKLKTKFACGGTIKEGRIELQGDHREEVKKLLVSYGFSPELIELKM comes from the coding sequence ATGGAAGTTTGCAATAAATGTGGATTGCCGACGGACCTCTGCATCTGCGAGGACCTGGCGAAGGAGACCCAGAAGATACGTGTATATACCAATACACGGCGCTTTAAGAAGATAACGACCATCATTGACGGTATCGATACCAAGAACGTCAATATAAAGGAACTCTCCCAGAAGCTGAAGACCAAATTCGCATGCGGCGGCACCATTAAGGAAGGCCGCATCGAGCTCCAGGGCGATCACCGGGAAGAAGTTAAAAAGCTTTTAGTGAGCTACGGATTCTCTCCCGAGCTTATCGAGCTTAAGATGTAG